From Aedes albopictus strain Foshan chromosome 1, AalbF5, whole genome shotgun sequence, one genomic window encodes:
- the LOC109428529 gene encoding uncharacterized protein LOC109428529, whose translation MLPQILKAIRESNQEAITTEALLGQLRQGSCKPEPQLQSQFNLALAEGQRTGLVSVQSGHVKPLIQLDQFQEPRSFSCQLLLVGGDLQPTAGSSRAVPTEGADAEVDDDAEEVEECDCDCHDRASSSGGSRRWLRPRNTKITYDELKLIRQVFSRSELGPEWNKSRRRVSLPPGATTQVASGTRGRTRRRSTAEVDGNRTKSGSRRRRPSTARLQTRTRSRRGQGSRSRSRTRV comes from the exons ATGCTACCTCAGATCCTGAAGGCCATTCGGGAATCCAACCAAGAAG CGATCACCACTGAGGCTCTTCTAGGCCAACTGCGCCAAGGGTCATGCAAGCCGGAACCCCAGCTACAGTCCCAGTTTAACCTGGCGTTGGCCGAAGGTCAACGCACCGGACTGGTGTCGGTGCAAAGTGGCCACGTCAAACCACTGATCCAGCTGGACCAATTTCAGGAGCCCCGAAGCTTCTCCTGCCAACTGCTGTTGGTGGGAGGCGATCTGCAACCCACGGCCGGAAGCAGCCGAGCTGTGCCGACTGAAGGCGCCGACGCGGAAGTTGACGATGACGCCGAAGAAGTAGAGGAATGCGATTGCGATTGCCATGATCGTGCGTCGTCATCGGGTGGTTCACGGCGCTGGCTGCGGCCAAGAAACACCAAAATCACCTACGACGAGCTGAAACTAATCAGGCAGGTTTTCAGCCGTTCAGAGCTGGGACCGGAATGGAACAAGTCACGGAGGCGGGTGAGCCTGCCGCCGGGGGCTACTACTCAGGTGGCAAGCGGGACGCGAGGAAGAACGCGCCGCCGATCGACGGCCGAGGTGGATGGAAATCGGACCAAGTCCGGCAGCCGTCGGAGACGCCCATCCACGGCTAGACTACAGACGAGGACTCGATCCAGGCGCGGGCAAGGAAGTCGGTCGCGATCCCGGACGCGAGTTTAG